One Streptomyces sp. NBC_00102 DNA segment encodes these proteins:
- a CDS encoding MBL fold metallo-hydrolase, whose translation MKLTVVGCSGSFPSAGSACSSYLVEADGFRLLLDMGNGALGELQRHVGLYDLDAVFLSHLHADHCIDMCAYFVVRYYPNNGTRPAALPVYGPEGTERRLTTAHADTPSERAMGEVFDFRTLKSGWFEIGPFTVRTEKLCHPVDTFGIRIEHGGRSLAYSGDTGACEALDELAEDADLFLCEASFIHGKEDIPDLHLNGREAGECAARARAGRLVLTHIPPWTDAERNIEDAREVYAGPVELAVPGAVYEI comes from the coding sequence ATGAAGCTCACCGTCGTCGGCTGCTCCGGCTCCTTCCCGTCCGCGGGATCGGCCTGTTCGAGCTACCTCGTAGAGGCCGACGGCTTCCGGCTGCTCCTCGACATGGGCAACGGTGCCCTCGGCGAGCTGCAGCGCCACGTCGGTCTCTACGACCTCGACGCCGTATTCCTCAGCCACCTGCACGCCGACCACTGCATCGACATGTGCGCGTACTTCGTGGTGCGCTACTACCCGAACAACGGCACCCGCCCCGCCGCCCTCCCCGTGTACGGACCCGAAGGCACCGAGCGCCGGCTGACCACCGCCCACGCCGACACCCCCTCCGAACGCGCCATGGGCGAGGTCTTCGACTTCCGCACGCTCAAGTCCGGCTGGTTCGAGATCGGCCCCTTCACCGTCCGCACGGAGAAGCTCTGCCACCCCGTGGACACCTTCGGCATCCGGATCGAGCACGGCGGCCGTTCCCTCGCCTACTCCGGCGACACCGGTGCCTGCGAGGCCCTGGACGAACTCGCCGAGGACGCCGACCTCTTCCTCTGTGAAGCATCGTTCATCCACGGCAAAGAGGACATCCCGGACCTCCACCTCAACGGTCGCGAAGCAGGGGAATGCGCCGCCCGCGCCCGCGCCGGACGACTCGTTCTCACCCACATCCCGCCGTGGACCGACGCCGAACGCAACATCGAGGACGCCCGCGAGGTCTACGCGGGCCCCGTCGAACTCGCCGTACCGGGCGCCGTCTACGAGATCTGA
- a CDS encoding amino acid permease, producing the protein MTSAEVDSGQPERDATDAHGSGEGYQRGLGARQIQMIAIGGAIGTGLFLGAGRAIAKAGPSLILAYAVAGLVIFFIMRALGELLMYRPVSGSFSEYAREFVGPFAGFVTGWTYWLFWVVTGITEVTAGAQYMTYWFDIPQWVSALFFTLVLYAVNLISVKVFGELEFWFSMVKVTAIVGMILICAGILTLGFSDAGDTASVTHLWSEGGFFPHGISGTLMTLQIVMFAFLAVELVGVTAGESKDPKTVLPKAINTVPWRIAVFYVGALIMILSVVPWSEFQPAVSPFVAAFEKMGLGIGAGIVNFVVLTAALSSCNSGMYSTGRMLRDLALNGQGPRAFTRLTRSGTPLVGTTFSAALMMAGVWINYQWPGQAFTYVVSFATISGMWAWIMILVCQLRYRARADRGELPHSTFRAPGSPYASVFALAFIGMVVVMMAVDKDARISLYCAPFWALLLGVSYLVLRARDPQNAAFAKR; encoded by the coding sequence ATGACATCCGCAGAGGTCGACAGCGGGCAGCCCGAGCGGGACGCCACGGACGCCCACGGGAGCGGCGAGGGGTACCAGCGAGGCCTGGGCGCCCGCCAGATCCAGATGATCGCCATCGGCGGAGCCATCGGCACCGGGCTCTTCCTCGGCGCGGGCCGGGCCATCGCCAAGGCCGGGCCCAGCCTGATCCTCGCCTACGCGGTCGCGGGCCTGGTCATCTTCTTCATCATGCGTGCCCTCGGCGAACTCCTCATGTACCGGCCCGTGTCGGGCTCCTTCTCCGAGTACGCGCGCGAATTCGTGGGCCCCTTCGCCGGGTTCGTCACCGGCTGGACCTACTGGCTCTTCTGGGTCGTCACCGGAATCACCGAAGTGACCGCCGGGGCGCAGTACATGACGTACTGGTTCGACATTCCGCAGTGGGTCTCCGCACTCTTCTTCACCCTCGTCCTCTACGCCGTCAACCTCATCTCCGTGAAGGTCTTCGGCGAGCTCGAATTCTGGTTCTCGATGGTCAAGGTGACCGCCATCGTCGGCATGATCCTCATCTGCGCCGGAATTCTCACCCTGGGCTTCTCCGACGCGGGAGACACCGCCTCGGTCACCCACCTCTGGTCCGAAGGCGGCTTCTTCCCGCACGGCATCAGCGGCACACTGATGACCCTGCAGATCGTCATGTTCGCCTTCCTGGCCGTCGAGTTGGTCGGCGTCACCGCGGGGGAGTCCAAGGACCCGAAGACCGTCCTGCCCAAGGCGATCAACACCGTGCCCTGGCGCATCGCCGTCTTCTACGTCGGCGCGCTCATCATGATCCTGTCGGTGGTGCCGTGGTCCGAATTCCAGCCCGCTGTTTCCCCGTTCGTCGCCGCCTTCGAGAAGATGGGCCTCGGCATCGGCGCCGGGATCGTCAACTTCGTCGTCCTCACCGCCGCGCTGTCCTCCTGCAACTCCGGTATGTACTCCACCGGCCGCATGCTCCGCGACCTCGCCCTCAACGGCCAGGGCCCCCGCGCCTTCACCCGGCTCACCCGCAGCGGCACCCCGCTCGTCGGCACCACCTTCTCGGCCGCCCTCATGATGGCCGGCGTCTGGATCAACTACCAATGGCCCGGGCAGGCGTTCACCTACGTCGTCTCCTTCGCCACCATCTCCGGCATGTGGGCCTGGATCATGATCCTCGTCTGCCAGCTGCGCTACCGCGCCCGCGCCGACCGGGGTGAACTCCCGCACTCCACGTTCCGGGCCCCCGGCTCCCCGTACGCCAGTGTCTTCGCGCTCGCCTTCATCGGCATGGTCGTCGTGATGATGGCCGTCGACAAGGACGCCCGGATCTCGCTCTACTGCGCACCGTTCTGGGCGCTGCTGCTCGGCGTCTCGTACCTGGTGCTCAGGGCGCGCGACCCGCAGAACGCGGCCTTCGCCAAGCGCTGA
- a CDS encoding type II toxin-antitoxin system PemK/MazF family toxin, which translates to METYWWVILAVLVVLALVASVVDGRGRSGARRRGGERGTGRRPGGRTRPPGRGARGGPSGPGRGGVAGPVPEPGEIWWAEVPYEDGPGSKDRPCLVLSVRGGRAVVAKITSKHHEERPGVIALPAGTVDDARGRRSYLETDELREVAVDGFRRRVGRVGPDLWGRVRGLG; encoded by the coding sequence ATGGAAACGTACTGGTGGGTGATTCTGGCCGTACTGGTCGTGCTGGCGCTGGTGGCGTCGGTGGTGGACGGCCGGGGCCGGAGCGGTGCGCGGCGCCGGGGTGGCGAGCGGGGTACGGGGCGCCGTCCGGGCGGCCGGACGAGGCCGCCGGGCAGGGGCGCGAGGGGCGGCCCCTCGGGGCCGGGGCGGGGCGGAGTGGCCGGCCCGGTTCCGGAGCCGGGCGAGATCTGGTGGGCCGAGGTGCCGTACGAGGACGGGCCGGGTTCGAAGGACCGGCCGTGCCTGGTGCTGTCGGTACGCGGGGGCCGCGCGGTGGTCGCGAAGATCACCAGCAAGCATCACGAGGAGCGGCCGGGGGTGATCGCGCTGCCCGCCGGGACGGTGGACGACGCGCGGGGGCGGCGGAGTTATCTGGAGACGGACGAGTTGCGGGAGGTCGCGGTGGACGGCTTCCGACGGCGGGTGGGCAGGGTCGGCCCGGATCTGTGGGGGCGGGTGCGGGGGCTGGGCTGA
- a CDS encoding M67 family metallopeptidase, whose protein sequence is MLTLTQALYDQIVAHARADHPDEACGVVAGPAGTGRAERFIPMLNAARSPTFYEFDSGDLLKLYREMDDRDEEPVVVYHSHTATEAYPSRTDVTYANEPEAHYVLVSTADTDEAGPFQFRSYRIVDGVITEEDVEIVASS, encoded by the coding sequence ATGCTGACCCTCACCCAGGCCCTGTACGACCAGATCGTCGCCCACGCCCGCGCCGACCACCCCGACGAGGCGTGCGGCGTGGTCGCGGGACCGGCCGGCACGGGCCGCGCCGAGCGCTTCATCCCGATGCTCAACGCCGCCCGCTCGCCCACGTTCTACGAGTTCGACTCGGGCGATCTCCTCAAGCTCTACCGCGAGATGGACGACCGCGACGAGGAGCCGGTCGTCGTCTACCACTCGCACACCGCGACCGAGGCCTACCCCTCGCGCACCGACGTGACCTACGCCAACGAGCCGGAAGCGCACTACGTCCTCGTCTCCACCGCCGACACCGACGAAGCGGGCCCGTTCCAGTTCCGCTCGTACCGCATCGTGGACGGTGTGATCACCGAGGAGGACGTGGAGATCGTCGCCTCCTCCTGA
- a CDS encoding DUF2017 domain-containing protein: MAGHFEATPDGGAAVALDEVEISILRSLAVQLLELVGPGDDAAEGSDPLAALFAEGPSEPPSDPALARLFPDAYGDDDKELREASSEFRRFTEIDLRARKREDALAVVRSLASGASGASGASDVSGEGGGDEEEGEGGGELRLTADQARQWLGTLNDLRLTIGTRLEVSDEDQGQEGSLYRLPDSDPRKPMVLAYLWLGALQETLLEALMP; the protein is encoded by the coding sequence ATGGCCGGCCACTTCGAGGCCACCCCCGACGGCGGCGCGGCCGTCGCGCTCGACGAGGTGGAGATCTCCATCCTGCGCTCCCTCGCCGTACAGCTCCTCGAACTCGTCGGGCCCGGGGACGACGCCGCCGAGGGATCGGACCCGCTCGCCGCGCTCTTCGCCGAAGGCCCCAGCGAGCCCCCCTCGGACCCCGCCCTCGCCCGCCTCTTCCCCGACGCGTACGGCGACGACGACAAGGAACTGCGCGAGGCGTCCTCGGAGTTCCGCCGCTTCACCGAGATCGACCTGCGCGCCCGCAAGCGCGAGGACGCCCTCGCCGTCGTCCGCTCCCTCGCCTCCGGCGCCTCCGGCGCCTCCGGCGCCTCCGACGTTTCCGGTGAGGGCGGCGGTGACGAGGAAGAAGGCGAAGGCGGCGGCGAGCTCCGACTCACCGCCGACCAGGCCCGCCAGTGGCTCGGCACCCTCAACGACCTGCGCCTGACCATCGGTACCCGGCTGGAGGTCAGCGACGAGGACCAGGGCCAGGAGGGCTCCCTCTACCGGCTCCCCGACAGCGACCCCCGCAAGCCGATGGTGCTCGCCTACCTCTGGCTCGGCGCCCTCCAGGAAACGCTCCTCGAAGCGCTGATGCCCTGA
- a CDS encoding PLP-dependent cysteine synthase family protein gives MRYDSPLAAVGNTPLVRLPRLSPSDDVRIWAKLEDRNPTGSIKDRPALHMVEQAEKDGRLRPGCTILEPTSGNTGISLAMAAKLKGYRIVCVMPENTSQERRDLLAMWGAEIVSSPAAGGSNTAVRVAKELSAEHPDWVMLYQYGNPDNAGAHYATTGPEILADLPSVTHFVAGLGTTGTLMGVGRYLREQKPDVKIVAAEPRYDDIVYGLRNLDEGFVPELYDASVLTTRFSVGSADAVARTRELLQQEGIFAGVSTGAALHAAIGVGQKAVKAGESADIVFVVADGGWKYLSTGVYTAPTTEAAIETLHGQLWA, from the coding sequence ATGCGGTACGACTCCCCGCTGGCGGCCGTGGGCAACACCCCGCTGGTCCGGCTGCCGAGGCTCTCGCCCTCCGACGACGTCCGGATCTGGGCCAAGCTGGAGGACCGCAACCCCACCGGCTCGATCAAGGACCGCCCCGCGCTCCACATGGTCGAGCAGGCGGAGAAGGACGGGCGCCTGCGGCCCGGCTGCACCATCCTGGAGCCCACCAGCGGCAACACCGGCATCTCGCTCGCCATGGCGGCCAAGCTCAAGGGCTACCGCATCGTCTGCGTCATGCCGGAGAACACCTCCCAGGAGCGCCGCGACCTGCTCGCCATGTGGGGCGCGGAGATCGTCTCCTCACCGGCGGCCGGCGGCTCCAACACGGCCGTCCGGGTCGCCAAGGAGCTCTCCGCCGAACACCCGGACTGGGTGATGCTCTACCAGTACGGCAACCCGGACAACGCGGGCGCCCACTACGCCACCACCGGACCCGAGATCCTCGCCGACCTCCCGTCCGTCACCCACTTCGTCGCGGGCCTCGGCACCACCGGCACCCTCATGGGCGTCGGCCGGTACCTCCGCGAGCAGAAGCCCGACGTCAAGATCGTCGCCGCCGAACCCCGCTACGACGACATCGTCTACGGGCTCCGCAACCTCGACGAGGGCTTCGTGCCCGAGCTGTACGACGCCTCGGTGCTGACCACCCGCTTCTCGGTCGGCTCCGCCGACGCGGTCGCGCGCACCCGCGAACTCCTCCAGCAGGAAGGCATCTTCGCCGGTGTCTCCACCGGTGCCGCCCTCCACGCGGCCATCGGCGTAGGCCAGAAGGCCGTCAAGGCGGGGGAGAGCGCCGACATCGTCTTCGTCGTCGCCGACGGCGGCTGGAAGTACCTCTCGACCGGCGTCTACACGGCCCCGACCACGGAAGCCGCCATCGAGACCCTGCACGGCCAGCTCTGGGCCTGA
- a CDS encoding PTS transporter subunit EIIC, whose amino-acid sequence MSTTAAAGPQPKWWNGPVSGLQKIGRSLQLPVAVLPAAGLLVSLGNLFDSYLHGAFWDKTSKVLLNGGTAILDGTVGLPLLFCIGVAIGFAKKSDGSTALAAVVGFLVYRGVLSAFPVDDSVTDAVPDGVPQNPGVLGGIIIGLLTAVVWQRYHRTKLVDWLGFFNGRRLVPILMAFLCVILGVLFGLLWQPVGDALTWFAKQLIDLGAWGAAIFGFANRLLIPIGMHQFLNTFFWFQAGDFTDADGNTVQGDISRFFAEDPSAGQFTSGFFPIMMFGLPAAALAIAHTARPERRKEVGGLMLSVALTSFVTGVTEPLEFSFMFVAPLLYGVHAILTGVSMGVTWAFGVHAGFSFSAGLIDLVVNWHLDTKPWLLIPIGLCFAVIYYVIFRFAITKFNLQTPGREPPEVEKEIERDVTK is encoded by the coding sequence ATGAGTACGACCGCGGCTGCGGGTCCGCAGCCAAAGTGGTGGAACGGCCCGGTTTCGGGTCTGCAGAAGATCGGCCGGAGTCTTCAGCTCCCGGTGGCCGTGCTGCCCGCGGCAGGCTTGCTGGTCAGCCTCGGCAACCTGTTCGACTCGTATCTGCACGGTGCGTTCTGGGACAAGACGTCCAAGGTCCTACTCAACGGCGGTACCGCGATCCTGGACGGCACGGTCGGTCTGCCCCTGCTCTTCTGCATCGGTGTGGCGATCGGCTTCGCGAAGAAATCGGACGGTTCGACGGCGCTGGCCGCGGTGGTCGGCTTCCTGGTCTACCGGGGTGTGCTCTCCGCCTTCCCGGTGGACGACTCGGTGACCGACGCGGTGCCCGACGGTGTTCCGCAGAACCCGGGCGTCCTCGGCGGCATCATCATCGGTCTGCTGACCGCGGTGGTCTGGCAGCGGTACCACCGCACGAAGCTGGTGGACTGGCTCGGGTTCTTCAACGGGCGCCGGCTGGTGCCGATCCTGATGGCGTTCCTCTGCGTGATCCTCGGGGTGCTCTTCGGTCTGCTGTGGCAGCCGGTCGGTGACGCGCTGACCTGGTTCGCCAAGCAGCTGATCGACCTCGGCGCCTGGGGTGCGGCGATCTTCGGTTTCGCCAACCGTCTGCTGATCCCGATCGGCATGCACCAGTTCCTGAACACCTTCTTCTGGTTCCAGGCGGGTGACTTCACGGACGCCGACGGCAACACGGTGCAGGGCGACATCTCCCGGTTCTTCGCGGAGGACCCGTCGGCGGGGCAGTTCACCTCGGGCTTCTTCCCGATCATGATGTTCGGCCTGCCCGCGGCGGCGCTGGCCATCGCGCACACCGCGCGGCCGGAGCGCCGCAAGGAGGTGGGGGGCCTGATGCTTTCGGTGGCCCTGACCTCGTTCGTCACGGGCGTGACGGAGCCGCTGGAGTTCTCGTTCATGTTCGTCGCGCCGCTCCTGTACGGCGTGCACGCGATCCTGACCGGTGTGTCGATGGGTGTCACCTGGGCGTTCGGCGTCCACGCGGGCTTCAGTTTCTCGGCCGGGCTGATCGACCTGGTCGTCAACTGGCATCTGGATACGAAGCCATGGCTACTGATCCCGATCGGGCTCTGCTTCGCGGTGATCTACTACGTGATCTTCCGGTTCGCGATCACCAAGTTCAATCTCCAGACACCCGGGCGGGAGCCCCCGGAGGTGGAGAAGGAGATCGAGCGGGACGTGACGAAGTAG
- a CDS encoding putative leader peptide yields MVSHDVSEMTPGTPLVARLHVDLCRLSSAICPGRSLPTGPAA; encoded by the coding sequence ATGGTTTCTCATGACGTGAGCGAAATGACGCCGGGCACCCCGCTCGTCGCGCGGCTGCACGTCGACCTGTGCAGGCTTTCCAGTGCGATCTGTCCCGGTCGCAGCCTGCCCACCGGGCCCGCGGCCTGA
- a CDS encoding PTS glucose/sucrose transporter subunit IIB — protein sequence MASKAEKIVAGLGGIENIDEVEGCITRLRTEVHDPSKVDEAALKAAGAHGVVKMGTAIQVVIGTDADPIAADIEDMM from the coding sequence ATGGCCAGCAAGGCTGAGAAGATCGTCGCCGGGCTCGGCGGTATCGAGAACATCGACGAGGTCGAAGGCTGCATCACGCGCCTGCGCACCGAAGTCCACGACCCCAGCAAGGTCGACGAAGCCGCCCTCAAGGCCGCCGGAGCCCACGGCGTCGTCAAGATGGGCACCGCGATCCAGGTCGTCATCGGCACCGACGCCGACCCCATCGCGGCCGACATCGAAGACATGATGTGA
- a CDS encoding isochorismatase family protein → MHRALIVVDVQNDFCEGGSLAVAGGADVAAAITDLIGEAQAGYRHVVATRDHHVDPGDHFSATPDFEHSWPVHCVAGTEGVGFHPNFAPAVASGAIDAVFDKGAYAAAYSGFEGLDENEVGLAQWLRDHGVTEVDVVGIATDHCVRATALDAAREGFTTHVLLDLTAGVAAPTTVRALEELRAAGVELSGEPVVARPE, encoded by the coding sequence ATGCACCGCGCGTTGATCGTCGTGGACGTTCAGAACGACTTCTGTGAGGGCGGCAGCCTCGCCGTGGCCGGTGGCGCCGACGTCGCCGCCGCGATCACCGATCTGATCGGTGAGGCCCAGGCCGGTTACCGCCACGTGGTGGCCACCCGTGACCACCACGTCGACCCGGGCGACCACTTCTCGGCCACGCCCGATTTCGAGCACTCCTGGCCGGTGCACTGCGTCGCCGGCACGGAGGGCGTGGGCTTCCACCCGAACTTCGCGCCCGCGGTCGCCTCCGGGGCGATCGACGCGGTGTTCGACAAGGGGGCGTACGCGGCGGCGTACAGCGGTTTCGAAGGGCTCGACGAGAACGAGGTGGGGCTGGCCCAGTGGCTCCGGGACCACGGGGTCACCGAGGTCGACGTGGTCGGCATCGCCACCGACCACTGCGTGCGGGCGACCGCGCTGGACGCCGCACGCGAGGGCTTCACCACCCATGTCCTGCTCGACCTGACGGCGGGCGTCGCGGCGCCCACCACCGTGCGGGCCCTGGAGGAGCTCCGCGCGGCGGGTGTGGAGCTGTCCGGCGAGCCGGTCGTCGCCCGGCCGGAGTGA
- the clpS gene encoding ATP-dependent Clp protease adapter ClpS codes for MGGVSVASPVEIERPESAEETFAVPEPDVPWVTLVHNDPVNLMSYVTYVFQAYFGYSKDKAHKLMLDVHHKGRAVVSSGSREEMERDVQAMHGYGLWATLTQDRN; via the coding sequence ATGGGAGGGGTGAGCGTCGCTTCCCCCGTAGAAATCGAACGTCCCGAGTCGGCCGAAGAGACCTTCGCCGTCCCCGAGCCCGACGTCCCCTGGGTGACGCTGGTGCACAACGACCCCGTCAACCTCATGAGCTACGTGACGTACGTCTTCCAGGCGTACTTCGGCTACTCCAAGGACAAGGCCCACAAACTCATGCTCGACGTGCACCACAAGGGCCGCGCCGTCGTCTCCAGCGGAAGCCGCGAGGAGATGGAGCGGGACGTCCAGGCCATGCACGGCTACGGCCTCTGGGCCACGCTCACCCAGGACCGCAACTAG
- a CDS encoding MoaD/ThiS family protein, with translation MAIEVRIPTILRTYTDGAKAVEGSGETLADLFQDLESRHKGIRERIVDGEQLRRFVNVYLNDEDVRFLDGIATKLSDGDNVTILPAVAGGMR, from the coding sequence ATGGCCATCGAGGTCCGCATCCCGACCATCCTTCGCACCTACACCGACGGCGCCAAGGCGGTCGAAGGCAGCGGTGAGACTCTCGCCGACCTCTTCCAGGACCTGGAGAGCCGGCACAAGGGCATCCGTGAGCGCATCGTCGACGGCGAGCAGCTCCGCCGGTTCGTGAACGTCTACCTCAACGACGAGGACGTCCGCTTCCTCGACGGCATCGCGACCAAGCTCAGCGACGGCGACAACGTCACCATCCTCCCGGCCGTCGCCGGTGGCATGCGCTGA
- a CDS encoding nicotinate phosphoribosyltransferase, with amino-acid sequence MNSADLGRRVGVPSTALFTDQYELTMVQAALKAGTADRRSVFEAFTRRLPEGRRYGVLAGTGRVLDAVENFHFDDEMIAFLRQQEIVDEPTLEWLAGFRFSGDIWGYPEGEVYFPGSPVLRVEGSFAECVLLETVVLSILNHDSAIAAAASRMSAAAGGRNLIEMGARRTHELAAVASARSAYVGGFHTTSDLAAGFRWGIPTVGTSAHAFTLLHDTERDAFRAQVDSLGRGTTLLVDTYDVAEAVRAAVEIAGPELGAVRIDSGDLLLVAHRVRQQLDELGATETKIVVTSDLDEYAIASLAAAPVDAYGVGTQLVTGSGSPTCSMVYKLVARAGSADPADPLLPVAKKSLGAKSSVGGRKWAARRLDARGIAEAEVIGTGPVPAELAGTQLLVELVRGGEVVARESLDAARERHIAAREALPMSALQLSRGEPVLPTEYV; translated from the coding sequence ATGAACTCAGCGGACCTGGGGCGACGGGTCGGTGTGCCGTCGACCGCACTCTTCACCGACCAGTACGAACTCACGATGGTGCAGGCGGCCCTCAAGGCGGGCACGGCCGACCGCCGCTCCGTCTTCGAGGCGTTCACCCGGCGACTGCCCGAGGGGCGGCGCTACGGCGTCCTCGCGGGGACCGGACGGGTGCTGGATGCCGTGGAGAACTTCCACTTCGACGACGAGATGATCGCCTTCCTGCGCCAGCAGGAGATCGTGGACGAGCCGACCCTCGAATGGCTGGCGGGCTTCCGCTTCAGCGGTGACATCTGGGGCTATCCGGAGGGCGAGGTCTACTTCCCCGGTTCGCCGGTGCTCCGGGTGGAGGGCTCCTTCGCCGAGTGCGTGCTGCTGGAGACGGTGGTGCTGTCGATCCTCAACCACGACTCGGCCATCGCCGCCGCCGCGTCCCGGATGTCGGCGGCCGCCGGCGGCCGCAACCTCATCGAGATGGGCGCGCGCCGCACGCACGAGCTGGCGGCGGTCGCGTCCGCCCGCTCCGCGTACGTGGGCGGCTTCCACACCACCTCCGACCTGGCGGCGGGCTTCCGCTGGGGCATCCCGACCGTGGGCACCAGCGCGCACGCCTTCACCCTGCTCCACGACACCGAGCGGGACGCCTTCCGGGCGCAGGTGGATTCGCTGGGCCGGGGCACCACGCTGCTGGTGGACACCTACGACGTCGCCGAGGCGGTCCGGGCGGCCGTGGAGATCGCCGGGCCCGAGCTGGGGGCCGTGCGCATCGACTCCGGCGACCTGCTGCTGGTCGCGCACCGGGTGCGGCAGCAGCTGGACGAACTGGGTGCGACGGAGACCAAGATCGTGGTCACCTCGGACCTGGACGAGTACGCCATCGCCTCGCTGGCCGCCGCTCCGGTGGACGCGTACGGGGTGGGTACCCAGCTGGTCACCGGGAGTGGCAGTCCGACCTGCTCGATGGTCTACAAGCTGGTGGCGCGGGCCGGCTCCGCCGATCCGGCCGACCCGCTGCTGCCGGTGGCGAAGAAGTCGCTGGGTGCCAAGTCGTCGGTGGGCGGGCGCAAGTGGGCGGCCCGCCGGCTGGACGCGCGGGGCATCGCGGAGGCCGAGGTGATCGGTACCGGTCCCGTACCGGCGGAGCTGGCCGGTACGCAGCTCCTGGTGGAGCTGGTGCGCGGGGGCGAGGTGGTGGCCCGGGAGTCGCTGGACGCGGCGCGCGAGCGGCACATCGCGGCGCGCGAGGCGCTCCCGATGTCGGCGCTGCAGCTGTCCCGGGGCGAGCCGGTGCTGCCGACCGAGTACGTCTGA